From Streptomyces sp. CMB-StM0423, a single genomic window includes:
- a CDS encoding DUF4291 domain-containing protein gives MTTETRQVRARQTADTVTVYQAYAPAVAEPALRAGTFVPPFKRERMTWIKPSFLWMMYRCGWAEKPGQERVLAVEISRRGFEWALRHSCLSHHDSRMYPTRDDWLAAKRTSPVRIQWDPERDMALRPLERRAIQIGLSGPAVGGYVDEWIRGIEDVTPLAREVRALLREQRREEAAALLPREEPCPLPDDVRARIGTA, from the coding sequence GTGACGACGGAAACGCGACAGGTCCGCGCGCGGCAGACCGCGGACACGGTCACCGTCTACCAGGCGTACGCGCCCGCCGTCGCCGAACCGGCGCTGCGGGCGGGCACGTTCGTGCCGCCGTTCAAGCGCGAGCGGATGACGTGGATCAAGCCGTCGTTCCTGTGGATGATGTACCGCTGCGGCTGGGCCGAGAAGCCCGGCCAGGAGCGGGTGCTGGCCGTCGAGATCAGCCGGCGGGGGTTCGAGTGGGCGCTGCGCCACTCCTGCCTGAGCCACCACGACAGCCGCATGTACCCGACCCGTGACGACTGGCTGGCGGCGAAGAGGACCAGCCCGGTGCGGATCCAGTGGGATCCGGAGCGGGACATGGCGCTGCGGCCGCTGGAGCGGCGCGCGATCCAGATCGGGCTCTCCGGTCCGGCGGTCGGGGGGTACGTCGACGAGTGGATCCGCGGGATCGAGGACGTCACGCCGCTGGCGCGGGAAGTGCGCGCGCTGCTGCGGGAGCAGCGGCGCGAGGAAGCCGCGGCGCTGCTGCCGCGGGAGGAGCCCTGCCCGCTGCCGGACGACGTCCGGGCCCGCATCGGCACGGCGTAG
- a CDS encoding SDR family NAD(P)-dependent oxidoreductase, protein MLLKDKNALVYGAGGIGRAVALGFAREGATVHLASRTPARLEAAAANVRDAGGTVSTAVLDALDEAAVDAHADAVAKEAGSVDISVNLVSVGDVQGTPLAEMTLRDFEAPVHNAVRTTFLTSKAAARHMIRQKSGVLLTFGGVGDPLHDYFIGGFQVALSAVDMLRKQFAAELGPHGVRVVGLKTGGIPDSVPEGFEGRDELIASLVEPTMLGRTATYEDVGNAAAFAASDRAASITASELNITCGAIVD, encoded by the coding sequence ATGCTGCTGAAGGACAAGAACGCACTCGTCTACGGCGCCGGCGGCATCGGCCGCGCCGTCGCGCTGGGCTTCGCCCGCGAAGGCGCCACCGTGCATCTGGCCAGCCGGACCCCCGCGCGCCTGGAGGCCGCTGCCGCGAACGTGCGCGACGCCGGCGGAACCGTGTCGACGGCGGTCCTCGACGCCCTGGACGAGGCCGCCGTCGACGCGCACGCCGACGCCGTGGCCAAGGAGGCGGGCAGCGTCGACATCTCCGTCAACCTCGTCTCGGTGGGCGACGTCCAGGGCACGCCCCTGGCCGAGATGACGCTGCGCGACTTCGAAGCGCCCGTCCACAACGCCGTGCGCACCACCTTCCTGACGTCCAAGGCCGCCGCCCGGCACATGATCCGGCAGAAGTCCGGCGTGCTGCTCACCTTCGGCGGCGTCGGCGACCCGCTGCACGACTACTTCATCGGCGGCTTCCAGGTCGCGCTGAGCGCCGTCGACATGCTGCGCAAGCAGTTCGCCGCCGAACTGGGCCCGCACGGCGTGCGCGTCGTCGGGCTGAAGACCGGCGGGATCCCGGATTCGGTCCCGGAGGGCTTCGAGGGCCGCGACGAACTGATCGCCTCGCTGGTCGAGCCGACGATGCTGGGCCGGACCGCGACGTACGAGGACGTCGGCAACGCCGCCGCGTTCGCGGCCTCCGACCGGGCCGCGTCGATCACGGCGTCCGAACTGAACATCACCTGCGGCGCGATCGTCGACTGA
- a CDS encoding alpha/beta fold hydrolase, translating to MTAFTAPDGTALAYHDSGGDGAPVVCLPGGPMQSSAYLGDLGGLTAHRRLIRLDPRGTGASATPADPASYRCDRLVADVDALRAHLGLDRLDLLAHCAGANLAVLYAARHPERVGRLALITPSVAAVGIEVTAEARLTTARLRAKEPWFPDAYAALEDLTAGRGGERGAIAPFFHGRWEDAARALDAASDADRNAEAAAAYGAPGAYDPPATRAALARLPAPVLVLAGEVDVNSPPPAMAAYAALFPSPRHAVQPAAGHHPWLDDPALFAAAAAAFLTGSPARAEEFPG from the coding sequence ATGACCGCCTTCACCGCACCCGACGGGACCGCGCTCGCCTACCACGACTCCGGTGGCGACGGCGCGCCCGTCGTCTGCCTGCCGGGCGGCCCCATGCAGTCCTCCGCCTACCTCGGCGACCTCGGCGGGCTGACCGCGCACCGCAGGCTGATCCGCCTCGACCCCCGCGGCACCGGCGCCTCCGCCACCCCGGCCGACCCCGCGTCGTACCGCTGCGACCGGCTCGTCGCCGACGTCGACGCGCTGCGCGCGCACCTCGGCCTGGACCGCCTCGACCTGCTCGCGCACTGCGCCGGCGCCAACCTCGCGGTGCTGTACGCGGCCCGCCACCCCGAACGCGTCGGCCGGCTCGCGCTGATCACGCCGAGCGTCGCGGCGGTCGGCATCGAGGTCACCGCGGAGGCCCGGCTGACGACGGCCCGACTGCGGGCGAAGGAGCCGTGGTTCCCCGACGCGTACGCGGCGCTGGAGGACCTGACCGCCGGCCGCGGCGGCGAGCGCGGCGCCATCGCGCCGTTCTTCCACGGCCGCTGGGAAGACGCGGCCCGCGCGCTGGACGCCGCGTCCGACGCGGACCGCAACGCGGAAGCCGCGGCCGCCTACGGCGCCCCCGGCGCCTACGACCCGCCCGCCACCCGCGCCGCCCTGGCCCGCCTCCCGGCCCCCGTGCTGGTCCTGGCCGGCGAGGTGGACGTCAACTCGCCGCCCCCGGCGATGGCCGCGTACGCGGCCCTCTTCCCGAGCCCCCGCCATGCCGTCCAGCCCGCCGCGGGCCACCACCCGTGGCTGGACGACCCGGCGCTCTTCGCGGCGGCCGCGGCGGCGTTCCTGACCGGATCCCCGGCGCGGGCAGAGGAGTTCCCGGGGTGA
- a CDS encoding aminotransferase-like domain-containing protein, which translates to MNDSSSVAQLVAVLRDELSRYSEGEKLPSSRALVARHRVSPVTVSRAIAALTAGGLVTSRPGAGVFKAPARAPARALGDVSWQEVALTADPPYAAVDTGPRAADAAGVLATLAAPPAEVVDLSGGYPHASLRPERALAGALARAGRRPGTWSRPPVAGLAELRDWFARDIGGPAGPLGAADVLVTAGGQSGLTTALRALAAPGSAVLVESPTYPGLLAVARAAGLRPVPVPMDADGVRADLLAEAFAATRARVFVCQPLFHNPTGAVLAPERRAAVLGTARAAGAFVVEDDFARRLAHADAAPLPPALAADDPDGVVVHVRSLTKAASPSLRVGALSARGPVLERLRAVQVVDSLFVPRPLQETALELVGSPAWASHLRALAGALRERRTAVLGALHGELPGLVPDRLPLGGYHLWLRLPDGTDEAAVAAAALRHGVAVTAGAPYFTAEAPAPHLRLSYAAGAGTAQLREGVLRLRRAFPADSPLADGG; encoded by the coding sequence ATGAACGACAGTAGCAGTGTCGCCCAGTTGGTCGCGGTCCTGCGTGACGAGCTGAGCCGCTACTCCGAGGGCGAGAAGCTGCCGTCCAGCCGGGCGCTCGTGGCGCGGCACCGGGTGAGCCCCGTGACGGTCTCCCGCGCGATCGCCGCCCTGACCGCCGGAGGGCTGGTGACCAGCAGGCCGGGCGCCGGCGTGTTCAAGGCCCCCGCCCGCGCTCCGGCGCGCGCCCTCGGCGACGTCTCGTGGCAGGAGGTGGCGCTGACCGCGGACCCGCCGTACGCCGCCGTCGACACCGGCCCGCGCGCCGCCGACGCCGCCGGGGTGCTGGCCACGCTCGCCGCCCCGCCCGCGGAGGTCGTCGACCTGAGCGGCGGCTATCCGCACGCCTCACTGCGCCCGGAGCGCGCGCTGGCCGGGGCGCTGGCCCGGGCCGGCCGGCGGCCCGGCACCTGGTCCCGGCCGCCGGTCGCGGGGCTGGCCGAGCTGCGCGACTGGTTCGCCCGCGACATCGGCGGCCCTGCCGGGCCGCTCGGCGCCGCCGACGTACTGGTCACCGCCGGCGGGCAGAGCGGGCTCACCACCGCGCTGCGGGCGCTGGCCGCCCCGGGCTCGGCGGTGCTGGTCGAGTCGCCCACGTACCCGGGGCTGCTCGCCGTGGCCCGCGCCGCGGGGCTGCGTCCTGTGCCGGTTCCTATGGACGCCGACGGCGTACGGGCCGACCTGCTGGCCGAGGCGTTCGCCGCGACCCGCGCCCGGGTGTTCGTCTGCCAGCCGCTGTTCCACAACCCCACCGGCGCCGTGCTGGCGCCGGAGCGGCGCGCGGCCGTGCTCGGCACCGCGCGCGCCGCCGGGGCGTTCGTCGTCGAGGACGACTTCGCGCGCCGGCTCGCGCACGCGGACGCCGCGCCGCTGCCGCCGGCGCTGGCCGCCGACGACCCGGACGGCGTGGTGGTGCACGTCCGTTCGCTGACCAAGGCCGCCTCGCCCAGTCTGCGGGTCGGCGCGCTGTCGGCGCGCGGGCCCGTGCTGGAGCGGCTGCGCGCGGTCCAGGTCGTCGACAGCCTCTTCGTGCCCCGCCCGCTGCAGGAGACCGCGCTCGAACTCGTCGGCTCCCCCGCCTGGGCGAGCCATCTGCGGGCGCTCGCGGGCGCGTTGCGCGAGCGCCGCACCGCCGTGTTGGGCGCGCTGCACGGCGAGTTGCCGGGGCTGGTGCCGGACCGGCTGCCCCTCGGCGGCTACCACCTGTGGCTGCGGCTGCCGGACGGCACCGACGAGGCGGCCGTGGCCGCGGCGGCGCTGCGCCACGGTGTCGCGGTCACGGCCGGGGCCCCGTACTTCACCGCCGAGGCGCCGGCGCCGCACCTGCGGCTGAGCTACGCGGCAGGCGCGGGCACGGCGCAGTTGCGCGAGGGCGTACTCCGGCTGCGCCGCGCGTTCCCCGCCGACTCGCCGCTCGCGGACGGGGGTTGA
- a CDS encoding SRPBCC family protein — protein sequence MTEDDPTARLSSHEITVPGTPDEVWRAIATGPGHAAWLFPADIDPAAGGAMTVRREPYGETAHATVTDWDPPHRFGYEESAGPDAPPLATEFLVEAAGGGSCVVRVVNGLRHDGGGWEDLVERAGEGWRMSLTVLRAYLTHFAGRPAGSVGVLVGLGLPAAQRPRAAAVLDRLLGITAAPAGAAFRTPAGAPELAGTVEDRSPGYVLLRAAEPYPALYAFSCFPMAPGAPLSVNLLARLYGAPPGAAAREEGRWRTWLTGARPAFGN from the coding sequence GTGACCGAGGACGACCCCACCGCCCGCCTCAGCAGCCACGAGATCACGGTCCCCGGCACCCCCGACGAGGTGTGGCGCGCCATCGCCACCGGGCCGGGACACGCCGCCTGGCTCTTCCCCGCCGACATCGACCCCGCCGCGGGCGGCGCGATGACCGTGCGCCGCGAGCCCTACGGCGAGACCGCGCACGCCACCGTCACCGACTGGGACCCGCCGCACCGCTTCGGCTACGAGGAGTCCGCGGGCCCCGACGCGCCGCCGCTGGCCACGGAGTTCCTCGTGGAGGCCGCGGGCGGCGGCAGTTGCGTCGTGCGCGTCGTCAACGGCCTCCGGCACGACGGCGGGGGCTGGGAGGACCTGGTCGAGAGGGCCGGCGAGGGCTGGCGGATGTCGCTGACCGTCCTGCGCGCCTACCTGACGCACTTCGCCGGCCGGCCGGCAGGCAGCGTCGGCGTGCTCGTCGGCCTCGGCCTGCCCGCCGCGCAACGGCCCCGCGCCGCCGCCGTCCTCGACCGCCTCCTCGGCATCACGGCGGCACCCGCCGGGGCCGCGTTCCGCACCCCCGCGGGCGCACCGGAGCTGGCCGGCACGGTCGAGGACAGGAGCCCGGGCTACGTACTGCTGCGCGCCGCCGAGCCGTACCCCGCGCTGTACGCCTTCTCCTGCTTCCCGATGGCCCCCGGCGCCCCGCTCTCGGTGAACCTCCTCGCCCGCCTGTACGGCGCCCCGCCCGGCGCCGCCGCCCGCGAGGAGGGCAGGTGGCGCACCTGGCTCACCGGCGCCCGTCCCGCGTTCGGCAACTGA
- a CDS encoding DMT family transporter, with translation MVSFSFSFPATVWALDGLGPWTATGVRGLLAGLLAAGCLAAARAPVPPRRDRAALLTVAGGCVLGFPLLTTLALQTSTTAHSAVVIGVLPLATAACSAALTGRRPSRTFWTAAGTGALAVLAFTLSQSRGLPGTGDLYLFGALLLCAAGYAQGGRLAGHMPGWQVIAWGCVAALPVTALVAALALPREPVHLTGQSVAGLAYIAAVAQFGGFVLWYRGMAVIGVPRASQLQLAQPLLTLVWSVLLMGEHLAPLAPVTAVVVLACIAVTQRART, from the coding sequence GTGGTGTCCTTCTCCTTCAGCTTCCCCGCCACCGTCTGGGCCCTGGACGGCCTCGGCCCGTGGACGGCGACGGGCGTACGCGGCCTGCTGGCCGGCCTGCTCGCCGCGGGCTGCCTGGCCGCCGCCCGGGCGCCGGTCCCGCCGCGGCGCGACCGGGCCGCGCTGCTCACCGTCGCCGGCGGCTGCGTCCTCGGCTTCCCGCTGCTGACCACGCTGGCCCTGCAGACCTCGACCACCGCCCACTCCGCCGTCGTCATCGGCGTGCTGCCGCTGGCCACCGCCGCCTGCTCGGCGGCGCTGACCGGCCGCCGCCCGTCGCGTACGTTCTGGACCGCCGCCGGCACCGGCGCCCTCGCGGTGCTCGCCTTCACGCTGAGCCAGAGCCGCGGCCTGCCCGGCACCGGCGACCTCTACCTCTTCGGCGCGCTGCTGCTGTGTGCGGCCGGCTACGCCCAGGGCGGCCGGCTGGCCGGGCACATGCCCGGCTGGCAGGTCATCGCCTGGGGCTGCGTCGCCGCCCTGCCCGTCACCGCCCTCGTCGCCGCGCTGGCCCTGCCGCGGGAGCCGGTGCACCTGACGGGGCAGTCGGTGGCGGGACTTGCGTACATCGCGGCGGTCGCGCAGTTCGGCGGGTTCGTGCTCTGGTACCGCGGCATGGCCGTCATCGGGGTGCCGCGGGCGAGCCAGCTCCAGCTCGCCCAGCCGCTGCTCACCCTCGTCTGGTCGGTGCTGCTCATGGGCGAACACCTCGCCCCGCTCGCCCCGGTGACCGCGGTGGTCGTGCTGGCCTGCATCGCCGTCACCCAGCGGGCGCGGACCTGA
- a CDS encoding helix-turn-helix domain-containing protein codes for MQDIDVIADPASAAAALDPVRARLLAELRAPASASALASRLGVPRQRVNYHLRLLEKHGLVEVAGTRAWGGLTERQLVASAAGYVVSPEALGAAAGGPRPDGDRLSAAYVVALAARVVAEVGGMARNAVRGRKRLPVYGLDAAVRFRSPADRAAFAEELTAAVNGLVSKYHDEAAKDGRWQRLTVAVHPVPKDVGPGAPEAPEAADATQAADATDVPETPEASGATDGPEGGGRP; via the coding sequence ATGCAGGACATCGATGTGATCGCGGACCCGGCCTCGGCCGCCGCCGCCCTGGACCCGGTACGGGCCCGGCTGCTCGCGGAACTGCGCGCGCCCGCCTCGGCCTCCGCCCTGGCGAGCCGGCTCGGCGTGCCCCGGCAGCGGGTCAACTACCACCTGCGGCTGCTGGAGAAGCACGGCCTCGTGGAAGTCGCAGGCACCCGCGCCTGGGGCGGGCTGACGGAGCGGCAGCTCGTCGCCAGCGCCGCCGGGTACGTGGTCTCCCCGGAGGCGCTCGGGGCCGCCGCCGGAGGGCCGCGGCCGGACGGCGACCGGCTGTCGGCGGCGTACGTCGTCGCGCTGGCGGCCCGGGTCGTCGCGGAGGTCGGCGGCATGGCCCGCAACGCCGTACGCGGCCGCAAGCGGCTGCCGGTCTACGGGCTCGACGCCGCCGTGCGGTTCCGCTCCCCGGCCGACCGGGCCGCGTTCGCCGAGGAACTGACGGCCGCGGTCAACGGGCTGGTCTCCAAGTACCACGACGAGGCCGCGAAGGACGGCCGCTGGCAGCGGCTGACCGTCGCCGTCCACCCCGTGCCGAAGGACGTCGGCCCCGGCGCGCCGGAGGCACCGGAAGCGGCGGACGCCACACAAGCGGCGGACGCGACGGACGTACCGGAGACACCGGAGGCGTCCGGCGCGACGGACGGCCCCGAGGGCGGCGGGCGGCCGTGA
- a CDS encoding ABC transporter substrate-binding protein, with the protein MRTRPRTGNRTRTRTSRALAAALAAGLLAGCALLDDGPPAAAPDGGGGGDGGPVTLTVGVFGVFGFEEAGLYDEYEKLYPGVTIVENAAPSNEEYYPALRDALDSGRGLADIQAVEVGNIGEVVATRADRLADLGTATGVDEGAFLPWKWDQATTDENKTVGLGTDIGPMAVCYRKDLFRAAGLPTGREEVAALWFSDWEKYLGVGADYMADAPAGTAFVDSAAGVYNGSISSFPVRYFGREGEAIYKDSPAVEVSWDLAMQAAQGDMTARLKQFTPAWDEGFAEGGFATVICPSWMLGYIQEKAGPGAADTWDIAAAPKPANWGGSFLTVPEAGEHREAAARLAAWLTAPEQQARLFEKRASFPSSQAAYELPQVADATHPYFNDAPTGEIFSIAAKSIPTLELGAKDQPIQQQITDAGILPVEQRKLTPTQAWRAAERKIDELLDR; encoded by the coding sequence ATGCGCACACGCCCACGTACCGGCAACCGCACCCGTACACGCACGTCCCGTGCCCTCGCCGCCGCACTGGCCGCCGGCCTCCTCGCCGGCTGCGCGCTGCTCGACGACGGCCCGCCCGCCGCCGCGCCGGACGGCGGGGGAGGCGGCGACGGCGGGCCCGTCACGCTGACGGTCGGCGTCTTCGGCGTCTTCGGCTTCGAGGAGGCCGGGCTCTACGACGAGTACGAGAAGCTGTACCCCGGCGTCACCATCGTGGAGAACGCCGCGCCCAGCAACGAGGAGTACTACCCGGCGCTGCGCGACGCCCTCGACTCCGGCCGCGGGCTCGCCGACATCCAGGCCGTCGAGGTCGGCAACATCGGCGAGGTCGTCGCCACCCGCGCCGACCGGCTCGCCGACCTCGGCACCGCGACCGGCGTCGACGAGGGCGCGTTCCTGCCGTGGAAGTGGGACCAGGCGACCACCGACGAGAACAAGACCGTCGGCCTCGGCACCGACATCGGCCCCATGGCCGTCTGCTACCGCAAGGACCTCTTCCGCGCCGCCGGGCTGCCCACCGGCCGCGAGGAGGTCGCCGCCCTGTGGTTCTCCGACTGGGAGAAGTACCTCGGCGTCGGCGCGGACTACATGGCGGACGCCCCCGCCGGCACCGCCTTCGTCGACTCGGCCGCCGGCGTCTACAACGGCTCGATCAGCAGCTTCCCCGTGCGCTACTTCGGCCGCGAGGGCGAGGCCATCTACAAGGACAGCCCCGCCGTCGAGGTCTCCTGGGACCTGGCGATGCAGGCGGCGCAGGGGGACATGACGGCCCGGCTCAAGCAGTTCACCCCCGCCTGGGACGAGGGCTTCGCCGAGGGCGGCTTCGCGACCGTCATCTGCCCGTCCTGGATGCTGGGTTACATACAGGAGAAGGCGGGCCCCGGGGCCGCCGACACGTGGGACATCGCCGCCGCGCCCAAGCCCGCCAACTGGGGCGGCTCGTTCCTCACCGTCCCCGAGGCCGGCGAGCACCGGGAGGCGGCGGCCCGGCTCGCGGCCTGGCTGACCGCGCCCGAGCAGCAGGCCAGGCTGTTCGAGAAGCGGGCGAGCTTCCCCAGCTCGCAGGCCGCGTACGAGCTGCCGCAGGTCGCGGACGCCACGCACCCGTACTTCAACGACGCGCCGACCGGCGAGATCTTCTCCATCGCCGCCAAGAGCATCCCGACCCTCGAACTCGGCGCGAAGGACCAGCCGATCCAGCAGCAGATCACCGACGCGGGCATCCTGCCGGTCGAGCAGCGGAAGCTGACACCCACGCAGGCGTGGCGGGCGGCGGAGCGGAAGATCGACGAGCTGCTGGACCGCTGA